In Vigna angularis cultivar LongXiaoDou No.4 chromosome 8, ASM1680809v1, whole genome shotgun sequence, one DNA window encodes the following:
- the LOC108346006 gene encoding histidine biosynthesis bifunctional protein hisIE, chloroplastic: MAVSYVHMVQPGRGFHKGNLSYVNFSYNGRRTNRLVFASMHTSDPKVDSLLDSVKWDDKGLAVAIAQNVDTGAILMQGFANREAVATTLSSRKATFYSRSRSTLWTKGETSNNFINVHDVFLDCDRDSIIYLGKPDGPTCHTGAETCYYTSVFDLLKQKEDEGDNLALTSLYALESTISQRKTELTGENEKPSWTKRLLLNDKLLCSKIREEANELCQTLENNEDKSRTASEMADVLYHSMVLLAQKDVKIEDVLQVLRLRFSQSGIEEKSSRLSQKPLDH; the protein is encoded by the exons ATGGCTGTTTCGTATGTTCACATGGTTCAACCTGGTAGGGGTTTCCACAAGGGTAACCTTTCATATGTCAATTTCAGTTACAACGGGAGGAGGACCAACCGTTTAGTTTTTGCTTCTATGCACACGTCAGACCCTAAG GTTGATTCATTACTGGACAGTGTAAAATGGGATGATAAAGGCTTAGCTGTGGCAATAGCTCAGAATGTTGACACAGGGGCCATATTAATGCAAGGTTTTGCAAACAGAGAAGCAGTTGCCACAACCCTATCTTCTCGAAAGGCCACTTTCTATAGCCGATCAAGATCGACATTGTGGACCAAAGGAGAGACctctaataattttatcaatgtTCATGATGTCTTTCTTGATTGTGATCGTGATTCT ATAATATACCTGGGGAAACCTGATGGGCCTACCTGTCACACAGGGGCAGAAACATGTTATTATACATCAGTCTTTGACTTGTTAAAACAGAAAGAG GATGAAGGAGATAATTTGGCATTAACTTCATTGTATGCATTAGAGTCAACAATCTCGCAACGGAAAACAGAGTTAACTGGAGAAAATGAGAAGCCTTCATGGACAAAGCGATTATTGCTTAATGATAAGTTGCTGTGCTCTAAAATCAG GGAAGAGGCAAATGAGTTGTGTCAAACACTAGAGAATAATGAGGACAAGTCACGTACTGCTTCAGAGATGGCTGATGTACTTTATCATTCCATGGTTCTGCTGGCACAGAAAGATGTCAAAATAGAAGATGTTTTGCAGGTTCTTCGGCTGAGATTTTCCCAATCTGGTATTGAGGAGAAGAGTAGCCGTTTATCCCAGAAACCATTGGATCATTAA